The following proteins are encoded in a genomic region of Nitratireductor sp. GISD-1A_MAKvit:
- a CDS encoding multidrug effflux MFS transporter yields MEKPVTDETLKPQKPLGRAEFIALAAALMSLNALAIDIMLPALQQIGAQLGVHDENARQYIVTAYLAGLGGGQLIFGPVSDRFGRRAPLFFGLALYVSASLVAAFSPGFGAILLLRFLQGIGAATTRVIAVSAIRDVFGGRQMAEVLSMVMMVFMVIPVIAPSIGQLIMIFGDWSEIFIAMAVLAVIFGAWAAFRLPETLAPENRRELTFSSITKGFGFVLTNRIALCYTLATTSIFGSLFGFISSAQQIYIDTFDLADWFPILFAIGAGLMAISSFTNSRLVGRIGMRRLSHTALVGFTAVSLVWLVLAAFGYMPFVLFFVLFSVAMFQFGWVGANFNSIAMEPLGHVAGTAAATQGFLTTLGGGLIGAFIGQMFDGSTVPLAAGYFITGSIAIVLVLIGERGRMFHAVNQPV; encoded by the coding sequence ATGGAAAAACCCGTCACAGATGAAACCCTGAAGCCGCAGAAACCCCTCGGTCGTGCGGAGTTCATCGCTCTGGCGGCGGCACTCATGTCGCTCAATGCGCTTGCTATCGACATCATGTTGCCGGCCCTGCAGCAGATCGGCGCTCAGTTGGGTGTCCACGACGAAAATGCGCGCCAGTACATCGTCACTGCCTATCTGGCCGGTCTTGGTGGCGGTCAGCTGATCTTCGGTCCGGTTTCTGATCGTTTCGGGCGCCGGGCGCCACTCTTCTTCGGCCTCGCGCTCTATGTATCAGCGTCGCTGGTCGCAGCCTTTTCTCCCGGTTTCGGCGCCATTCTGTTGTTGCGTTTCCTGCAGGGAATCGGAGCTGCCACGACGCGCGTTATCGCTGTTTCAGCCATTCGCGACGTCTTCGGAGGTCGCCAGATGGCAGAAGTCCTGTCCATGGTCATGATGGTCTTCATGGTCATTCCCGTCATTGCGCCCAGCATCGGACAGCTCATCATGATTTTCGGAGACTGGTCCGAGATCTTCATTGCCATGGCTGTGCTTGCGGTCATCTTCGGCGCGTGGGCCGCGTTCCGCCTGCCCGAAACCCTTGCGCCCGAAAACCGGCGCGAACTGACGTTTTCCTCCATCACCAAGGGTTTTGGCTTCGTCCTCACAAACCGCATCGCGCTTTGCTACACGCTGGCCACCACCAGCATATTCGGATCCCTTTTCGGGTTCATCAGCTCCGCGCAGCAGATCTACATCGACACGTTTGATCTCGCCGACTGGTTTCCGATACTGTTTGCCATCGGTGCTGGCCTGATGGCGATATCCTCTTTCACCAATTCGCGCCTTGTGGGCCGCATCGGCATGCGCCGCCTGTCTCACACGGCACTGGTGGGGTTCACCGCAGTCAGCCTTGTCTGGCTGGTTCTGGCCGCATTCGGCTACATGCCGTTCGTGCTGTTCTTCGTGCTGTTTTCGGTGGCCATGTTCCAGTTCGGCTGGGTCGGCGCGAACTTCAATTCCATCGCCATGGAGCCCCTGGGTCACGTCGCCGGAACGGCGGCCGCCACACAGGGCTTTCTCACCACGCTTGGTGGCGGGCTGATCGGTGCCTTCATCGGCCAGATGTTCGACGGCTCCACCGTCCCGCTGGCCGCCGGTTATTTCATCACCGGGTCAATCGCCATCGTTCTGGTCCTGATCGGCGAACGGGGCCGCATGTTCCACGCGGTCAATCAGCCCGTGTAA
- a CDS encoding BolA family protein: MAMNAADIERLIKEGIPDAKVTIRDLAGDGDHYAAEVVAESFRGKSRVQQHQMVYNALKGNMGGALHALALQTSAPE, from the coding sequence ATGGCTATGAACGCTGCCGATATCGAACGCCTGATCAAGGAAGGCATTCCGGACGCAAAGGTCACGATCCGTGACCTCGCCGGAGACGGTGATCATTATGCAGCGGAAGTGGTGGCGGAAAGCTTCCGTGGCAAGTCTCGTGTGCAGCAGCACCAGATGGTCTACAATGCGCTGAAGGGCAATATGGGTGGTGCGCTCCATGCGCTCGCGCTTCAGACCAGCGCTCCGGAATGA
- a CDS encoding DUF1476 domain-containing protein — translation MANMKDREDAFENKFVHDETQKFKAMARRNRMLGEWAAEKLGKSGEEAEAYAREVMNADFEEAGDDDVFRKVRKDFDAAGVELSDHQIRRTMDELLATALEQIKDGE, via the coding sequence ATGGCAAACATGAAAGACCGTGAAGACGCTTTCGAGAACAAGTTCGTTCACGACGAGACACAGAAGTTCAAGGCCATGGCACGCCGCAACCGGATGCTTGGTGAATGGGCAGCCGAAAAGCTCGGCAAGAGCGGTGAGGAAGCCGAAGCCTATGCGCGCGAAGTGATGAATGCCGACTTCGAGGAAGCCGGAGACGATGATGTTTTCCGCAAGGTGCGCAAGGATTTCGACGCCGCCGGCGTCGAGCTTTCCGACCACCAGATCCGCCGCACCATGGATGAACTGCTCGCCACTGCGCTTGAGCAGATCAAGGACGGCGAATAG
- the purS gene encoding phosphoribosylformylglycinamidine synthase subunit PurS: MIKARVTVTLKNGVLDPQGKAIEGALDALGFSDVGSVRQGKVFDLELEGSDKAKAESDLNAMCEKLLANTVIEDYTISVT; this comes from the coding sequence GTGATCAAGGCCCGCGTCACCGTGACGTTGAAGAACGGCGTTCTGGACCCGCAGGGAAAAGCCATTGAAGGCGCGCTCGACGCGCTCGGCTTTTCCGATGTCGGCTCCGTGCGTCAGGGCAAGGTCTTCGACCTGGAGCTTGAAGGCTCCGACAAGGCCAAGGCTGAGAGCGACCTCAACGCCATGTGCGAAAAGCTTCTGGCGAATACGGTGATTGAAGACTACACTATCTCCGTTACCTGA
- a CDS encoding glycosyltransferase family 2 protein, with protein MAKRLDILVPFLNERESAAGFSALAGDLARQVKERFDLDTHVIFIDDGSTDGGGTLYGEHMTGDWSLITLARNFGKETAILAGLDHSAGDYVLLMDADLQHTVDVALDMIGRLIADPDLDMVYAVRSDRAETRSLGRYLANGFYWLINMGQRYEIPANAGDFRVMTSRFADALRQLRDQRRFNKGLYAWTGFRQERVLYRAGRPAGG; from the coding sequence GTGGCCAAACGGCTCGATATTCTGGTTCCCTTCCTCAACGAGCGCGAAAGCGCTGCCGGGTTCAGCGCCCTTGCGGGCGATCTCGCCAGACAGGTCAAGGAGCGCTTCGACCTCGACACGCATGTCATCTTCATCGATGACGGCAGCACCGATGGCGGTGGTACGCTCTATGGCGAACACATGACCGGAGACTGGTCGCTCATCACGCTTGCACGCAATTTCGGCAAGGAGACCGCCATTCTGGCCGGGCTGGACCATTCCGCGGGAGACTATGTTCTCCTGATGGATGCCGACCTTCAGCACACGGTGGATGTAGCGCTCGACATGATCGGTCGCCTCATTGCCGATCCCGACCTCGACATGGTCTATGCCGTGCGGTCCGACCGTGCGGAGACCCGCTCGCTGGGGCGCTATCTCGCCAACGGGTTCTACTGGCTCATCAATATGGGCCAGCGCTACGAGATCCCGGCCAATGCGGGTGATTTTCGCGTGATGACCAGCCGCTTTGCCGACGCCTTGCGACAATTGCGCGATCAGCGCCGCTTCAACAAGGGGCTCTATGCGTGGACGGGTTTCCGGCAGGAGCGTGTTCTCTACAGGGCCGGCCGACCGGCAGGCGGGTGA
- a CDS encoding GtrA family protein: MVGVLNTLIDLACFAALVAVSVPALLANFLGWAIAVVFSFAVNSRWTFERGERFSLHRAFAKFAVSGSIISLGSSTLAVYILPPFTGLFAAKLIGIVVGAILNFFAARWSIEDRLI; this comes from the coding sequence GTGGTCGGTGTGCTGAACACCCTGATCGATCTTGCCTGCTTCGCTGCCCTCGTGGCCGTTTCCGTCCCCGCGCTGCTTGCCAATTTTCTTGGCTGGGCCATTGCGGTCGTCTTTTCCTTCGCCGTCAATTCACGCTGGACGTTTGAGCGCGGCGAGCGTTTCAGCCTGCACCGGGCCTTTGCAAAATTCGCCGTTAGCGGCAGCATCATCTCGCTCGGCTCGTCCACCCTCGCCGTCTACATCCTGCCCCCCTTCACCGGTCTTTTTGCCGCCAAGCTGATCGGGATCGTGGTGGGCGCCATCCTCAATTTCTTTGCAGCGCGCTGGTCGATCGAAGATCGGCTGATTTGA
- a CDS encoding ChbG/HpnK family deacetylase produces the protein MSDEPRRSVWLIADDYGLSPGVSSAIRKLLSAGRLSGTGCMTLFGDWEEHASALRDTEGSFAIGLHLTLTDYPALSTGRTMPELKRLLTGSDSEAVATEADAQLARFRDFFGRDPDFIDGHQHVHFLPPVRQWLARRFAAYETSGRPWLRGAPTLRAVPALVKAKVMVARLLARGFDAEMRRHGFVVEGPLCGFYDWRRRGAFARALDLFIDRAPDGSVIMCHPGEVDAVLRSRDVLTDTRGEEREALSSEAFNQRLESAVLQIKRGTS, from the coding sequence ATGAGCGATGAACCCCGCCGTTCCGTCTGGCTGATTGCGGACGATTACGGGCTTTCGCCCGGCGTGAGCAGTGCCATTCGCAAGCTCCTGTCCGCAGGGCGGCTGAGCGGAACGGGCTGCATGACGCTCTTTGGCGACTGGGAAGAGCACGCAAGCGCGCTGCGCGACACCGAAGGCTCGTTTGCCATCGGCTTGCACCTCACCCTCACCGACTACCCTGCCCTCTCCACGGGCCGGACCATGCCCGAATTGAAGAGGCTGCTGACAGGAAGCGACAGCGAGGCAGTCGCCACGGAGGCGGACGCTCAGCTTGCCCGCTTCCGCGACTTTTTTGGCCGCGACCCCGATTTCATCGACGGACATCAGCATGTCCATTTCCTTCCGCCTGTGCGCCAATGGCTTGCAAGGCGTTTTGCCGCTTATGAAACGTCCGGACGTCCGTGGCTTCGCGGTGCGCCGACCCTTCGCGCCGTGCCTGCTCTCGTGAAGGCAAAAGTCATGGTCGCCCGGCTGCTTGCGCGCGGTTTCGACGCCGAAATGCGGCGGCACGGCTTCGTGGTCGAGGGCCCGCTGTGCGGCTTCTACGACTGGCGGCGCCGTGGCGCGTTTGCCCGCGCACTCGATCTGTTCATCGACAGGGCTCCCGATGGCAGCGTCATCATGTGCCATCCCGGAGAAGTGGATGCCGTGCTGCGGTCCCGCGATGTGCTCACCGACACGCGCGGCGAAGAACGCGAAGCATTGTCATCCGAAGCATTCAACCAGCGTCTTGAGAGCGCGGTGCTTCAGATCAAACGGGGCACGTCATGA
- the purC gene encoding phosphoribosylaminoimidazolesuccinocarboxamide synthase — MNRRRRIYEGKAKILYEGPEPGTLIQFFKDDATAFNKKKHEIVDGKGVLNNRISEYIFEHLNRIGIPTHFIRRLNMREQLIKEVEIIPLEIVVRNIAAGSLAKRLGLEEGTVLPRSIIEFYYKADALDDPMVSEEHVTAFGWASPAEIDDMMALAIRVNDFLTGLFLGVGIQLVDFKIECGRLWENDMMRIVVADEISPDSCRLWDTTTQDKMDKDRFRRDMGGLVEAYQEVARRLGIMNENEPPRGTGPVLVSSKDNKTRH; from the coding sequence ATGAACCGTCGTCGCCGCATTTATGAGGGCAAGGCCAAGATTCTCTATGAAGGCCCCGAGCCCGGCACCTTGATCCAGTTCTTCAAGGACGACGCCACAGCCTTCAACAAGAAGAAGCACGAGATTGTCGATGGCAAGGGCGTGCTCAACAACCGCATCTCCGAATACATATTCGAACACCTGAACCGTATCGGCATTCCGACGCATTTCATTCGCCGCCTCAACATGCGTGAACAGCTGATCAAGGAAGTGGAGATCATTCCGCTGGAGATCGTGGTGCGCAACATCGCCGCCGGTTCGCTTGCAAAACGTCTCGGTCTTGAGGAAGGCACGGTTCTGCCGCGTTCCATCATCGAATTCTATTACAAGGCCGATGCGCTGGACGATCCGATGGTGTCGGAAGAGCATGTCACGGCGTTCGGCTGGGCAAGCCCGGCAGAGATCGACGACATGATGGCGCTTGCCATCCGCGTCAACGACTTCCTGACCGGTCTTTTCCTCGGTGTCGGCATCCAGCTCGTCGATTTCAAGATCGAGTGCGGCCGGCTTTGGGAAAACGACATGATGCGGATTGTCGTTGCCGACGAGATTTCGCCTGATTCCTGCCGCCTGTGGGACACCACCACCCAGGACAAGATGGACAAGGACCGCTTCCGCCGCGACATGGGCGGGCTTGTCGAAGCCTATCAGGAGGTCGCGCGGCGTCTCGGAATCATGAACGAGAACGAGCCACCCCGGGGGACCGGGCCCGTGCTCGTATCTTCTAAGGACAACAAGACGCGCCACTAG
- the grxD gene encoding Grx4 family monothiol glutaredoxin, with amino-acid sequence MSGINEFIDNEIKSSDVVLFMKGTPGFPQCGFSGQVVQILDYLGVEYKGINVLTSDDLRQGIKDYSNWPTIPQLYVKGEFVGGCDIIREMFQAGELQTHLSEKGVAAKGAA; translated from the coding sequence ATGAGCGGCATCAACGAATTCATCGACAACGAAATCAAGAGCAGCGACGTTGTCCTTTTCATGAAGGGCACGCCCGGTTTCCCGCAATGCGGTTTCTCGGGCCAGGTCGTTCAGATTCTCGACTATCTCGGGGTCGAGTACAAGGGCATCAACGTTCTCACCTCCGACGACCTGCGCCAGGGCATCAAGGACTACTCCAACTGGCCCACAATCCCCCAGCTTTACGTCAAGGGAGAGTTCGTCGGCGGTTGCGATATCATCCGCGAAATGTTCCAGGCCGGCGAGTTGCAGACCCATCTCAGTGAAAAGGGTGTGGCAGCCAAAGGCGCCGCCTGA
- a CDS encoding HpcH/HpaI aldolase/citrate lyase family protein encodes MPFSSLATRLEAGEAVFSAWSLIPDSQTVETIAGLDFGAVTLDMQHGGHHEDSVLRGVAGIRFHRKHAVVRIPVGRFDMASRALDMGAEAVIAPMVNTVEDAKAFAEAMKYPPVGLRSWGPGFAMSRTGASDGQNWLGTANAATLAFAMVETRQAFSLLDDILGVEGIDGVLVGPSDFSIAWSNGDTVDPALEEMMPAITSIAAKARTAGKHAAIYVVDPTLVGRFYAMGFRFFAMGAEADYMTQGAASMLSAARDSIGS; translated from the coding sequence TTGCCGTTCTCTTCGCTCGCCACGCGGCTTGAGGCAGGGGAGGCCGTGTTCTCCGCCTGGTCTCTGATTCCCGATTCGCAGACGGTTGAAACCATTGCCGGTCTGGATTTCGGCGCTGTCACGCTCGACATGCAGCATGGCGGTCACCACGAAGACAGCGTGTTGCGTGGCGTGGCGGGAATTCGATTTCACCGCAAACATGCGGTGGTTCGCATTCCAGTGGGCCGGTTCGACATGGCCAGCCGTGCGCTCGACATGGGCGCAGAAGCGGTGATCGCGCCCATGGTGAACACGGTGGAGGATGCAAAGGCCTTTGCCGAAGCCATGAAATATCCCCCCGTGGGGCTGCGCTCATGGGGCCCGGGCTTTGCAATGTCACGCACCGGTGCATCCGACGGGCAGAACTGGCTCGGCACGGCCAATGCCGCCACGCTTGCTTTCGCGATGGTTGAAACGCGACAGGCATTTTCGCTGCTCGACGACATTCTGGGCGTGGAAGGCATTGACGGGGTGCTCGTCGGCCCGTCGGATTTTTCCATTGCCTGGTCGAATGGAGACACGGTCGATCCGGCGCTTGAGGAGATGATGCCCGCCATCACCTCCATCGCGGCAAAGGCGAGGACCGCAGGCAAACATGCCGCCATCTATGTGGTGGACCCGACACTCGTGGGGAGGTTCTATGCCATGGGGTTCCGGTTTTTCGCCATGGGGGCGGAGGCCGATTACATGACGCAAGGCGCCGCGTCCATGCTGTCTGCGGCGCGCGATTCCATCGGGAGCTGA
- a CDS encoding Pr6Pr family membrane protein yields MAKILNVTGLFVGLAALILQFGLTLTSSMEAGRSLVGSVVFFFSFFTILTNILVVLVHMAALTGRLRFFSQAWVRAGVAVAITVVAIIYWLLLSALWQPKGLFLLCDVTLHYIAPTIYLVWWLRAGADGTLTWRHVPLFVVYPLVYSVYVLMRAPIAGEVPYPFLDVEMHGWPSVLVTMGAILLTFVFLGRVAVMADRMMAGVRPNRYDKPV; encoded by the coding sequence ATGGCTAAAATTCTGAATGTTACCGGCCTTTTCGTCGGTCTGGCCGCTCTCATTCTGCAATTCGGCCTGACCCTCACCTCGTCCATGGAGGCGGGGCGCAGCCTTGTCGGCTCCGTCGTGTTCTTTTTCTCGTTCTTCACAATTCTCACCAACATCCTTGTGGTGCTGGTTCATATGGCAGCGCTGACGGGCCGTCTGCGTTTTTTCAGCCAAGCCTGGGTCCGCGCCGGTGTCGCGGTGGCCATCACCGTGGTGGCCATCATCTACTGGCTCCTTCTGTCGGCGCTTTGGCAGCCGAAGGGGCTTTTCCTGCTCTGTGATGTCACCCTTCACTACATCGCGCCGACAATCTATCTCGTATGGTGGCTCAGGGCGGGAGCGGACGGCACGCTCACCTGGCGCCATGTGCCGCTCTTTGTCGTCTATCCGCTGGTCTACTCGGTCTATGTGCTGATGCGCGCGCCGATCGCGGGCGAGGTCCCCTACCCGTTCCTCGACGTGGAGATGCATGGCTGGCCGAGTGTGCTCGTCACCATGGGAGCCATCCTCCTCACCTTCGTCTTTCTGGGACGCGTTGCCGTCATGGCCGACCGCATGATGGCAGGCGTCAGGCCCAACCGGTACGATAAGCCGGTCTAG
- the ttcA gene encoding tRNA 2-thiocytidine(32) synthetase TtcA: MKGMPSSVEFNKLRKRLLRQTRQAIEDFAMVKPGERWLVALSGGKDSYGLLAVLMDLQWRGLLPVEILACNLDQGQPNFPKHILPDYLDSIGVAHRIEYQDTYSVVTEKLPESSTYCSLCSRLRRGHLYRIAREEGCSSLVLGHHREDILETFFMNFFHGGRLAAMPPKLLNDEGDVMVLRPLSYCAETDLAKFAEAMKFPIIPCDLCGSQDGLQRNAMKAMLTDIETRMPGRKDTMIRALTNARPSHLLDRKLFDFAGLTRAD; this comes from the coding sequence ATGAAGGGCATGCCGTCTTCCGTGGAATTCAACAAGTTGCGCAAGCGGCTTCTGCGCCAGACAAGGCAGGCCATCGAGGATTTCGCCATGGTGAAACCGGGTGAGCGCTGGCTGGTGGCGCTTTCGGGCGGCAAGGATTCCTACGGCCTGCTTGCGGTGCTGATGGATCTTCAGTGGCGCGGGCTGCTTCCGGTCGAGATTCTGGCCTGCAACCTGGACCAGGGCCAGCCGAACTTTCCCAAACACATCCTGCCGGACTATCTGGACAGTATCGGCGTGGCACACCGCATCGAGTATCAGGACACCTATTCGGTGGTGACGGAGAAACTGCCCGAATCAAGCACCTATTGCTCGCTCTGCTCACGCTTGAGGCGCGGCCATCTTTATCGGATCGCACGGGAGGAGGGATGCTCCTCACTGGTGCTCGGTCATCACCGCGAAGACATTCTTGAAACCTTCTTCATGAACTTTTTTCACGGCGGCAGGCTGGCTGCGATGCCACCCAAGCTATTGAACGACGAGGGAGACGTGATGGTTTTGCGTCCGCTCAGCTATTGCGCGGAGACGGATCTGGCGAAGTTTGCCGAGGCCATGAAGTTTCCGATCATTCCCTGTGATCTCTGCGGCAGCCAGGACGGGCTGCAGCGCAACGCGATGAAGGCGATGCTCACCGACATCGAAACCCGCATGCCAGGCCGCAAGGACACGATGATCCGGGCGCTGACCAATGCGCGCCCGTCTCATCTGCTCGATCGCAAGCTCTTTGATTTTGCAGGGCTTACACGGGCTGATTGA
- the purL gene encoding phosphoribosylformylglycinamidine synthase subunit PurL produces the protein MTIPNHIPITEDLIAAHGLKPEEYQRILDLIGREPSFTELGIFSAMWNEHCSYKSSKKWLRTLPTSGPQVIQGPGENAGVVDIGDGQCVVFKMESHNHPSYIEPYQGAATGVGGILRDVFTMGARPVAAMNALRFGAPDHPKTKHLVAGVVSGIGGYGNSFGVPTVGGEVNFDARYNGNILVNAFAAGIAETNAIFYSKAEGVGLPVVYLGAKTGRDGVGGATMASAEFDEGIDEKRPTVQVGDPFTEKCLLEACLELMATGAVIAIQDMGAAGLTCSAVEMGAKGDLGIELDLDRVPVREERMSAYEMMLSESQERMLMVLQPEKRDEAEAIFHKWGLDFAIVGKTTDDLRFRILHQGEEVANLPIKELGDEAPEYDRPWVEPKREAPLAGPVPETDIAESLLKLLNSPDLSSRRWVWEQYDTLIQGNSLHLPGGDAGVVRVDGQENKALAFSSDVTPRYCEADPYEGGKQAVAECWRNITATGAEPLASTDNLNFGNPEKPEIMGQLVHAIKGIGEACTALGFPIVSGNVSLYNETLGEAIPPTPTIAGVGLIPDWQKAARAAFAAEGEAIVLIGAPEGWGTHLGQSIYLRDIHGRAEGPPPPVDLAHEKRAGDLVRGLIRSGALTATHDCSDGGLAVALAEMAIASGIGATVDAPAAPVSAFFGEDQGRYVATTKNHETVLSAAKKAGVPAVLIGTTGGQSLVLGAAAPVSVSALKQAHEAWFPAFMD, from the coding sequence ATGACCATTCCCAATCACATCCCGATCACAGAAGACCTCATCGCCGCCCACGGCTTGAAGCCCGAAGAATACCAGCGCATCCTCGATCTGATCGGCCGCGAGCCGAGCTTTACCGAGCTCGGCATTTTCTCCGCCATGTGGAACGAGCACTGTTCCTACAAGAGCTCGAAAAAATGGCTGCGCACGCTGCCCACATCGGGCCCGCAGGTCATTCAGGGTCCGGGCGAGAATGCCGGCGTGGTCGACATCGGAGACGGCCAGTGCGTGGTCTTCAAGATGGAGAGCCACAACCACCCCTCCTATATCGAGCCCTATCAGGGCGCGGCCACCGGCGTCGGCGGCATTTTGCGCGATGTGTTCACCATGGGCGCGCGCCCGGTCGCGGCCATGAACGCGCTGCGCTTCGGTGCGCCCGATCACCCCAAGACGAAGCATCTGGTGGCCGGCGTCGTTTCCGGCATTGGCGGCTATGGCAATTCCTTCGGCGTTCCCACGGTCGGTGGCGAGGTCAATTTCGACGCCCGCTACAATGGCAACATTCTGGTCAATGCCTTTGCCGCTGGCATCGCCGAAACCAACGCGATCTTCTATTCGAAGGCCGAAGGCGTCGGCCTGCCCGTCGTCTATCTCGGTGCCAAGACCGGCCGCGACGGTGTCGGCGGCGCGACCATGGCGTCGGCCGAATTCGACGAAGGCATCGATGAAAAGCGCCCCACCGTGCAGGTCGGCGATCCGTTCACCGAAAAATGCCTGCTCGAAGCCTGTCTTGAACTGATGGCCACTGGCGCCGTCATCGCCATTCAGGACATGGGTGCAGCCGGTCTCACCTGCTCGGCCGTCGAGATGGGCGCCAAGGGTGATCTCGGCATCGAGCTCGATCTCGACAGGGTTCCCGTGCGCGAAGAGCGCATGAGCGCCTATGAGATGATGCTGTCGGAAAGCCAGGAGCGCATGCTCATGGTGCTTCAGCCCGAAAAGCGCGACGAGGCCGAAGCCATCTTCCACAAATGGGGGCTCGATTTCGCCATTGTCGGCAAGACGACCGACGATCTGCGCTTCCGCATCCTGCATCAGGGCGAGGAAGTGGCCAATCTCCCCATCAAGGAGCTTGGCGACGAGGCACCCGAATATGACCGCCCATGGGTCGAGCCGAAGCGCGAGGCACCGCTCGCAGGGCCGGTGCCCGAAACCGACATCGCGGAAAGCCTGCTGAAACTTCTCAATTCGCCGGATCTTTCTTCCCGCCGCTGGGTGTGGGAGCAGTATGACACGCTCATTCAGGGCAATTCGCTTCACCTTCCAGGTGGCGACGCCGGCGTTGTCCGCGTCGACGGGCAGGAGAACAAGGCCCTCGCCTTTTCCTCCGATGTCACGCCGCGCTATTGCGAAGCAGACCCCTATGAAGGCGGCAAGCAGGCCGTGGCCGAATGCTGGCGCAACATCACGGCCACCGGTGCCGAGCCGCTCGCGTCCACCGACAATCTCAATTTTGGCAATCCCGAAAAGCCCGAAATCATGGGCCAGCTGGTCCACGCCATCAAGGGCATTGGCGAGGCCTGCACCGCACTCGGCTTTCCCATCGTGTCGGGCAATGTCTCGCTCTACAACGAGACGCTTGGCGAAGCGATCCCGCCCACACCCACCATCGCCGGTGTCGGCCTGATCCCCGACTGGCAGAAGGCTGCCCGCGCCGCCTTCGCCGCAGAAGGTGAAGCCATCGTGCTGATCGGCGCGCCGGAAGGCTGGGGCACGCATCTGGGGCAATCGATCTATCTGCGCGACATCCACGGTCGTGCAGAAGGCCCGCCTCCCCCGGTCGACCTCGCCCATGAGAAGCGCGCCGGCGATCTGGTGCGCGGCCTTATCCGCTCAGGCGCGCTTACCGCCACCCACGACTGTTCGGATGGCGGCCTCGCCGTCGCATTGGCCGAGATGGCCATTGCCTCCGGCATCGGCGCCACGGTCGATGCACCCGCCGCTCCGGTTTCAGCCTTTTTCGGCGAGGATCAGGGGCGTTATGTCGCGACCACAAAGAACCACGAAACCGTGCTCTCGGCGGCCAAAAAGGCTGGCGTTCCCGCCGTGCTCATCGGCACGACCGGTGGCCAGTCTCTTGTCCTCGGCGCCGCTGCACCCGTTTCCGTCAGCGCGCTGAAGCAAGCACACGAGGCCTGGTTCCCCGCATTCATGGACTGA
- a CDS encoding RBBP9/YdeN family alpha/beta hydrolase: MKASDADILIIPGYTNSGPDHWQTRWQSRLKSARRVEQEAWSKPVRDDWVANVVKAVNEAEKPVVLVAHSLGVATAVQAIPEFTKPVAGAFFVAPPDVANSKIRPKHLMTFGPYPRNPLPFPSITIASRNDHFCAFEVAEDIAAAWGSLFLDAGESGHINAESGFGPWPEGSMTFAKFLQQL; the protein is encoded by the coding sequence ATGAAAGCTTCAGACGCCGATATCCTCATCATTCCCGGTTACACGAATTCCGGGCCCGATCACTGGCAGACCCGCTGGCAGTCCCGGCTGAAATCGGCGCGGCGCGTCGAGCAGGAAGCGTGGTCGAAGCCGGTGCGCGACGACTGGGTCGCCAATGTCGTCAAGGCCGTCAACGAAGCGGAAAAACCGGTCGTTCTCGTCGCCCATTCTCTGGGCGTTGCCACAGCCGTTCAGGCCATTCCGGAATTCACAAAACCGGTGGCGGGTGCATTTTTCGTCGCTCCCCCCGATGTGGCAAACAGCAAGATCCGGCCAAAACACCTGATGACCTTCGGGCCCTACCCCCGCAATCCCCTGCCGTTTCCGTCCATCACCATCGCGAGCCGAAACGACCATTTCTGTGCCTTCGAGGTTGCCGAAGACATTGCTGCCGCGTGGGGTTCGCTATTTCTGGATGCCGGAGAGTCCGGTCACATCAATGCCGAATCGGGGTTCGGCCCATGGCCGGAAGGTTCGATGACCTTCGCCAAGTTCCTGCAGCAGCTTTGA